TCTGGATGTTTGGCACCTTCACGGAGCTTATCACCCACTCTGACCGCACACGGAGTGGGCGGACCACCAGAACACTTTCGTGAGAAATTCACGCCAGCTTCATTCATCATTCACGAAGCTGCGGATACTGCCCGCATTCCCATGAAGACCCTCCTCGAATTCTCACGTGAACTGGCCGCGATTGGTCAGGCTGGATTGACGTATTCAAAAGATCCATTCGACAAAGAGCGCTTCATACGACTCCGCCAGATGGCGGGTGAGCTTCTCGAGATGCACGCAGGCGTGCCAGACTTTCGCTGGCCCGATGAGATTGGCTATCCCACGCCGAAGGTGGATGTACGAGGCGCCATCTTCCAGGGTGCACAGGTGCTGCTCATCAAGGAAACCGCCTCAGGCTTGTGGACGCTGCCCGGCGGCTGGGCGGATGTGAACAGCAGTCCGAAGGAGAATGTGGAGCGGGAGTGTCTGGAAGAGACAGGCTATGTGGTGGAGGCCACAGTGCTGACCTCCATCATCGACCGGGATCGTGCAGGATATCCCAGGCACGCGAACTCGATTTTCAAATTGTTCTTCCTATGCGAAATCACCGGTGGTGCACCCACGACGAATGTGGAGTGCAGTGCGATCGAATTCTTTGATGTGGCAACGCTGCCGGAACTGGATCCACATCGGGCAAGCCGGGAGGATATTGAGCGGGCGTATCAGGCGTATCAGGATGGGAGTGCGGGGTCGCACTTCAATTGAGGCCGATTGATGACCAACGTTGTCTTACCACACAACCAAGAGAAAATGAACCGTCGCAGATGGCACAAGCTGTCGTGCCTTGTAGCGGCCTCCTATGGGATTTGGCTCCTAACGGGATTTACTCTGCCCATTTCTTTGCAGGAAACGCCTGACTATTCATACAAGTGGTCCTCTGGAGAGACACGGCATCCACTCGAACAGTTTGATTTTTCCCAGGGAAATTGGCGAGCGGTGATAGTGCTCTCTATAAACGAACGCAGCGACAAACCATTTGGCTATGCGTATGGCAATGTGCTTTGCACTTCCGATGTTGCGGTGCTGAACCAGCTTCGTGAGGTGCGCTTCATCGCCGGTGAGTCTGATGTATCAACAGTCACCAGTGGATTGTATCTTCTCAAGGACGGCAAGCGCATGTTTGGCACCGGCATCGTCCTTGAAGAGGTGAGCGAAGGAATGCAGAGCCGTGACTTTGGTTGGATTGCTCCGGTCGATGTAGGCGCATTGCACAAAGTGTGCGGACAATTCAGTCGTTCGTGGTTGCCGGTGGTGTTTTATTAGGTAGTTGCAGGACGCAGCACGCAAAGTAGCTTCGGCTTCAGCCGAATGGAATCGTCTCCTGAGTTTGCAACGTCACGCGAGTCCGGCTGAAGCCGGAGCTACTTTGAGTCGAGTATACTTTCGCGTTGCACGCAAGAATCGACATGCGGCCTGGAAAGGCCGCGCTCCTCCTCGCGAAGGGACTCGCGAGCTACGTTGGGCTACCGCACCACCATCCGCAGCGTCGGAGGCCGCAGTGAGGGATGCCTGTTTCCCGCAAAGCCGTGCACCACGCTGCCGCTCTTGGTCTCGGTGGTCTCACGGACGATGACGAGGGTGGCCAGGCGGTTGCCATCGCCTTGCAGAAACTCAGCGAGCTCCGGTGTCTTCACGGTGAAAGCGCCATCCAGCACGCCTTGGGGCATGGTGAAGGAGCCGAGCTTCACGGCCTTGTCCGGCAGCACGTTGCCGCCGACCACGTCATTGGCGGGAGCGTTGTCCCAGTTCAGGGAAGACTCCTCCCAATAGTCGAGGCTGTTGTCCGTGACGCCGTATACGGTGAAGACGGCGTCCGGCAGGTGCGAGGCGAAGCCCCAGCCGGTGGGCTCGAAGGTGAGCGTGAGCGCAGCTTCCGTGATGTCACGCCCCTGCACGGCAGCGAGGTCGAAGGCGAGCCAGGCCTTGCGACGGCAGGCCGTCTTGATTGGTGTATGCTTGACCAGCAGCAGGGTGTCTGAGAAATGCTCCTTCGTGTCGGGGCTGAAGGCATAGCCTGCTTTGCCACGGCCATCCGCGCTGGTGATGGTGATGGTATTTCCGCTCAGCGGCTGGGCGGCGCGACGCGCACGAGGCAGTTCTGTTTCCGGAGCATCATCCACCGTGGAGAGACCGGAGAGCTCCTCCTGGCTCACGCTGGCGCCCTGCTTCGTGAGCAACTTCAAACGCTGGCCGCTGGTCTGGTGGAGCAGTTCCACCTCGCCGTCGAACACTTCAACCGTAGCCGCGCCATCTGGTGCAGCGCTGATGCCGAAGTCGGTGCCATGGTCCACGAGCTTCGCATTCGCCGTCTCCACCATGAAGCCCACGGCAGGAGGCGGTACATGCGCCGTGAGAGCACCGCGATGCAGGTAGCACTTGTCCGCATTGATGATCTCCAGGTCCGCCGGTCCCTCAAGCGTGACTCGCGCGCCCTTCTGGAACTCGACAGTCGCCAGCCCCGCAGCGAGGCGAAGCCTGCCTTGCGAAAGATTCGCGCCCACCTCCGTGGGAAGCGTGCCGCTGTCCCAGCGCACGCCCTTGGAGTCCACGAGCTTCGCCACAAAAACGCGACGTTCACCGGAGGCATTGCCCTGCCAGTGGCCAATCCCCCACCCTGCCAGCAGAATGGCGATGCTCGCCGCGGCGGCGAGTGCGGCGGTGGTCCAGCGGCGCTTGTTCAGCGCAGGCGCCGCGGTCATGGACTTCGGCAATCCAGTGATCGCGGAGGCCATGTCCACCACTTCCGAGAGAGGCACGTCCTTGAGGCGCGCTTCCTTCAGCACGGCGTGTATCTGCACATGCTCAAGGTACGCACGGCGCGCGTCGGCGTTGTGGATGACGAGCGACTCCAGACGCTCGCGATCGGCGGCGGTGAAGTCACCATCGAAGAGGCGGTCGCAGAGGTCGAGCACTTCGGCCCGAGGGTCGTCAGGCGGCGGGGTAGTCATGGTCAGGGAGACGGTTCAGAGATTTGGTGACGCACTCGTGCAGCACATGGCGCACGCGGCTGAGCTGGCGGTAGAGAGCGGCGACGGTGCGCTTCAGCTTGTCCGCCATGGCTTCGAGGGAGAGACCTTCCGAGTAGCGCAGGTGCAGGACTTCGCGGTGATCTTCAGGCAGCTTCGTGATGCACACCTGCAAAGCCTTCTCACGCTGCTCGAAGTGATCGGCTGACGTTTCCTGCTCGCCAGCCACGGCATTAATGAATTCATCGCTGAAGTCGAGGCGGTCACGCTTGCGGCGTTTACGGTACGAGAGCACCTGGTGGAAGGCGACCTTGCGCGACCACGCGGCGAAGTTCGTCCCAGCCTGGAACTGGCCAAAGGCACGCCACATGCGCACCTTCGCCTCCTGCAGGATGTCATCCGAGTCCTGCGCATGCGGGACCAAGGCATAGACATACGCGCGCAGCATCCGCTCGTGGCGGGCGAGGAGGAAGACAAATTCTTCAGCGGGGTCGGGCGTGCTCATGAGAGACAAGGTCGTGGGCGCAAAAGGGGATCATGAACTGTAGTCCATGCATTGGGAAAATGGACAAGGAAAGTGCAGAGCTTGGGTCAATACCGGTCATACCGGCGTCACACCTGCAGAAAACGTGCACCCATCAGAAAATCATGAAAATCAGCCCCTTCCCGCACGAGACCTCCTCTTGCTCCATCCAGTTCGATGGCTCCATCATAACCTCTATCCCAAGATACCGATCTCTCCAATACACCCCTTCATCAAGCTACATCATCGGGTGACCACGACACCAAACCCACCATCCCCATGTCGAATACTAATCCAGACGCGCCACTCGAGGTAGCCATCATCAGGGCGAAGACTCACGAACTCTATCAAAATCATGCGCAGGTAAAACGGCTGCAGGGAGCCGAGGAGAAGGCCGCAGCAGAGTACGCGGATGCGGCGGACAACCTGAGCATCCTGCGCAAGTCGCCGCAGAATGACCCCGCTTACAGGGAAAAGAACAAGAACGGTAGCCTTGGAATGAACGGCTCTGAGTTCGACCAAATGCTGGCTCACTGGGTGAAGCAGGAAAAGGACTGCAGAGAAGCAGCCGAAAAGATCGCATCAGAACTCGGCCAGACGCAGCGGGAGATTGTTCGTTTGCAGACGGAACTCGCCCAGTTGGGCGAAAAGCTCCATCAGCGGAAAGAAGCCGCGGAAGTGGACGCCATCCAGGACGACCTGGGCATCGACTTCGACGATCTGAACAAACAGGGTAAGAGCACGGATGACCTGCTCCAGTCCACCGCAAAAAGCACCCAGGCACACCTGGAAACCAACGTGACCCAACAGGCCAGCACCGTGGGCCGCGTACAGAAGGACATCGACCTCTGCAACGATCTGCAAACCAAGCTCCAGGCGGAACGCGCCGCGCTGAGTTCCGGCGTCATCGACCGCGTGATGAACTGGAGGAAGATTTCAGAAATCGACAAGAACCTGAAGGATGTCGCCTCCAAGAAGACGGATCGCGAGTCGATGCTCAAAGTGGCAAAGTCCGAGCTGGACAAGGCCACTACGGAACTGGAAGCGCACACGAAGACCTTCGGTGTGAATGACGGGGCCAAGGTCAACAATGTCGGCACGCAAGCCCACATCAACTTCCATGGCCATGGCGACAAACAGCAGCAGGGTAAGAAGGTGACTCTGCCCAATACAGGTCCGAGCATTCAAGAGATGACTCAGCTCGGGCCCAAGGCGCCACACGTGCACAGGTAAGGTGAGGGCAGGTGCGAACGTGCCACACCCTGGACGTGTGCGAGCGAGAGCATGGTGCTCCGCTGCATCCGCGCTGGTGAGTTTCAAAAACTTCACCGTATTCTCATCGGATTGACTTTCTGCTCATTACGGCTGGAGCATTTTCTCCAGAGCACCGCCTCCTGAGAGGCTGTCGTAACCCTGCGGCCAGAATTCCGTTTTCCCCCTTACGGCTCCTTCGTCACTGGAGGTCAAGCCAAAAACACCCCCAACGACCATGCCTGCTACCAACGACGACCCTACAGTACCCCAAGCCCCCATCCCGCCCGAGCTGCAAGGTCTCAATGGCGAACTCTCCAACCTCGCGCTCGATTTTGGCAAGCGCCAGCACGAATTTGCCCAGGTGCCTTCTCAAGCCGGAGAACTCGACGGAGTCTACCAGCAACTGATGCCCAAGGAGACCGGGAATCCCTTCGCGCAACCGAAGGACACCACCTCTCTTGCGTCCAAGATGAAGGACATCACGGACAAGATGGACTACTGTCAGAAGGAAATGGCTTCGTGCCAGAAGCTCATCGAACAAAGCAGGCTGGCCAATGCGGGGACGAACCCTTCCCTTTCT
This genomic window from Roseimicrobium gellanilyticum contains:
- a CDS encoding NUDIX hydrolase gives rise to the protein MKTLLEFSRELAAIGQAGLTYSKDPFDKERFIRLRQMAGELLEMHAGVPDFRWPDEIGYPTPKVDVRGAIFQGAQVLLIKETASGLWTLPGGWADVNSSPKENVERECLEETGYVVEATVLTSIIDRDRAGYPRHANSIFKLFFLCEITGGAPTTNVECSAIEFFDVATLPELDPHRASREDIERAYQAYQDGSAGSHFN
- a CDS encoding DNRLRE domain-containing protein, encoding MTTPPPDDPRAEVLDLCDRLFDGDFTAADRERLESLVIHNADARRAYLEHVQIHAVLKEARLKDVPLSEVVDMASAITGLPKSMTAAPALNKRRWTTAALAAAASIAILLAGWGIGHWQGNASGERRVFVAKLVDSKGVRWDSGTLPTEVGANLSQGRLRLAAGLATVEFQKGARVTLEGPADLEIINADKCYLHRGALTAHVPPPAVGFMVETANAKLVDHGTDFGISAAPDGAATVEVFDGEVELLHQTSGQRLKLLTKQGASVSQEELSGLSTVDDAPETELPRARRAAQPLSGNTITITSADGRGKAGYAFSPDTKEHFSDTLLLVKHTPIKTACRRKAWLAFDLAAVQGRDITEAALTLTFEPTGWGFASHLPDAVFTVYGVTDNSLDYWEESSLNWDNAPANDVVGGNVLPDKAVKLGSFTMPQGVLDGAFTVKTPELAEFLQGDGNRLATLVIVRETTETKSGSVVHGFAGNRHPSLRPPTLRMVVR
- a CDS encoding sigma-70 family RNA polymerase sigma factor encodes the protein MSTPDPAEEFVFLLARHERMLRAYVYALVPHAQDSDDILQEAKVRMWRAFGQFQAGTNFAAWSRKVAFHQVLSYRKRRKRDRLDFSDEFINAVAGEQETSADHFEQREKALQVCITKLPEDHREVLHLRYSEGLSLEAMADKLKRTVAALYRQLSRVRHVLHECVTKSLNRLPDHDYPAA